The sequence ACAATTATTGTAAAAGATCAGATTAAAGATACTGCATTTCGAAAAGGACATATTGTGCGGGAAGAAGATATTCCCAAACTGTTATCTATTGGAAAAGACCATCTTTATGTGTGGGAGAAAGAAGAGGGAATGCTGCACGAGAATGAGGCGGCAGAGATTCTGGCATCTGTATGCGAAAGCGCATATATGAAGCGGAGCCCGGTAAAAGAAGGAAAGATTGAGTTGTCGGCAACACAGAGAGGACTTTTTCAAATTGATTTGGAAAAGCTTTCTGCCATCAATGAGCTGGAAGATATCATGATTGCATCCAGACATCATAACCAGCCGGTGAATGTCGGGGACAAACTGGTTGGGACAAGGGTGATTCCGCTGGTCATTTCGGAAGAGAAGATGAAGCAAGTTAAAGAAATCGGTGGAAAAGAGCCATTATTTCGGATTTTACCATATAAGCGAAAAACAGCCGGAGTGGTGACGACTGGAAATGAAGTGTACTATGGGCGGATACAGGACACATTTACTCCGGTTATTCGAGAAAAACTGAAAGCATATGATGTGGAAGTGTTGGTTCATAAAACCGTACCGGATAAAAGAGAAAAGATTGTGGAAGCAATTCGGGAGATAAAAGGCAAAGGAGTAGATATGGTACTTTGTACCGGAGGAATGAGTGTCGATCCGGATGATATGACACCGAGTGCAATCAAAGAAAGTGGAGCGCAGATTATTTCCTACGGGGCTCCGGTTCTTCCGGGGGCGATGTTCCTGCTTGGCTGTTTTTCGGATGGAACACCGGTTATAGGACTGCCAGGATGCGTGATGTATGCAAAAGCGACCATTTTTGATTTGCTTCTTCCACGGATACTTGCAGATGTACCGATTACGAAGAAGGATTTGGCAAAGATGGGAGCAGGAGGCTTATGTCTTGGCTGCGATATCTGTACGTATCCGAACTGTGGATTTGGAAAAGGAGTATAGAGATTTATGGGAGTTGTGAGAGCTGTTTGTATCAGTGAAAAGAAAGGAACAGAAAAGCAAAATGTACATAAGGCAAAGCTGGTTGCGGATTCTGGTCTGAAAGGAGATGCGCATGCAGGTAACTGGCATAGACAGGTGAGTCTGTTGTCTTATGAGCAGATAGAAGCGTTTCGGCAAAGAGGGGCACAGATAGAATTCGGTGCGTTTGGAGAGAATCTTGTCGTAGAGGGATTTGATTTAAAAACCCTTCCGATTGGAACAAGATTTCGCTGCAACGATGTGATTCTTGAGATGACGCAGATAGGAAAGGAATGCCATCACGGGTGCAGGATTTTTCAGACGATGGGAGACTGCATCATGCCAAGAGAAGGTGTGTTTGCAGTTGTAATTCACGGCGGGGAGATTTCAGAGGGTGACTGTATAGAGATTTTGACAGATAAGGAGGAGTAAATGAAAATCACATATATTTCACACAGTGGGTTTGCGGTGGAACTGGAAAACCATATTTTTCTGTTTGATTATTACAAAGGGGAGATACCAAAGTTTGATCCGAAAAAAAGTATAGTTGTATTTGCAAGCCATGTCCATCATGATCATTATGTAGAAGAAATTTTTGAATTGAGAGAACAATATCCGGATGTGCACTATGTTCTGTCTTCGGATATTCGAAGGTCAGCGAAAAAAATTTTGGAAGAAAAGCAAATCGAAGCTCAGGTCTCTTTTTTGAGAATCCATCAGGAGCTTGAACTGGGAAAGGTGCGGATTCAGACTTTGAAGTCAACAGATGCAGGTGTTGCTTTTTTGGTGGAGTGCGAAGGAAGAACAATTTACCATGCAGGAGATTTAAATTGGTGGCATTGGGAAGGAGAGCCGGATGCGTATAATGAACATATGAAGATGGCATATCTGAAGGAAATTGAAAAATTGAAGGACACACCGATCGATGTGGCATTTGTGCCCGTAGATCCAAGGCTTGGCGAGCAGTATTATTATGGAATAGATGGATTTGCAAAACGGGTGGATGCAAAAGCATTGATTCCGATGCATTGCTGGGGGGACTATACAGTTTGTGAAAAACTGATGCATCAGGAGGAGACAAAGGAGTATCGAGAGCGGATTTATCCGATCACAAAAGAAGGAGAGGAAATATGTCTCAAGATATCATAGTCGTAGCAGGATTGTTTGCTGTTCTTGCCGGCATTTGGGTGGTGAACATGGTAAGTCGTAAAAATCGAATGGGATGTATACAGGCAATGCTGAAAGAAGAGTGGGGCAGTGGACATCCAAAAGAATATACATATGAGGAATTTGAATGGATTTCACATTATTACAAGAACCGACAGGAGAGAAGATGTGCCAAAGGGGCGTTTATCGATGATATCACATGGAATGATCTGGAGATGGATGATGTATTCTTAAAGTTAAATCATACTTATTCCAATATTGGCGAGGACTATTTGTATGATCTTTTGAGGAGACCACAAACGGAGGAATCTGTGCTGAGAGAGCGAGAGCGTCTGATTACTTATTTTGCAGAGCATGAAAAAGAACGCAGAATTTTTCAGACCAAATTCTATGAAATTGGGAAATTATTAAAAGTTCCGGTCAGTGATTATATTTACCGTTTATCTGAAGTGAAAAAGAAAAGCAACACACCGCACTATCTGGCGATTGGAGGGATTTTTGCCGCCATTGTTTTGGCAATTTTCAACATTACTGCCGGAGTGATTGCGTTACTTGTGGTGATGGGTGTAAATATCAACAGTTATTATAGAGAGAAGAAAGAAATCGAGGCGTATATCAGTACATTTTCTTATATCATGAAACTGCTTGATATCAGCGATCAGTTTGAACATGTTGATATTCCTGAAGTGGAACAATATGTGCAGGAGATTATCAGAGCAAAGAAACAGTTTGGCAAGTTCAAAAAGGGTTCCTCTTTGGTGGTGTCCGGACGGCATATGGGAGCATCTGTTACAGAATCCATCATGGATTATTTCCGTATGCTGTTTCATGTGGATTTAATTAAATTCAATTCGATGCTGGAAGAGTTTCAAAAAAATTTGGATGCGATTGAGTGTATGATGGAAAATCTTGGACTTTTGGACAGTATGATCGCAATCGCCTCTTATCGGGAGTCATTGTCATATTATTCTGTGCCGGAACTTGTGAAGCAGGAAAAGGCATTTTTAGAAAGTGAAGACATGTATCATCCTATGCTTGAGAATCCGGTTGCAAATACGATCAAAGAAGAACGAGGCGTGTTGGTGACGGGCTCCAATGCATCTGGAAAATCAACATTTTTAAAGACGGTGGCAATCAGTGCGGTTTTTGCACAGACGATCCACACCTGCCCGGCAAGACAGTATCGCGCCTGCTATTTTCAGATTTATTCATCTATGGCGCTCAAAGATAATCTTCAGGGGAATGAGAGCTACTACATTGTGGAAATCAAATCTTTAAAAAGAATCTTGAACCGCGTAGAGGAGAAGACACCGCTCTTATGTTTTGTGGATGAGGTGCTTCGGGGAACGAACACGATTGAGCGTATTTCAGCATCGGCTCAGATTTTAAAGAGTCTGGCAAAAGTGCATGTAATGTGTTTTGCGGCAACACATGATATTGAGTTGACACATCTTTTGGAAGAGTTTTATAGTAATTATCATTTTCAGGAAGAGGTAAAAGAAAATGATATTTTGTTTAATTACATGTTGTACAGAGGAAGAGCGGTATCCAGAAATGCTATTAAGCTGCTTGGGATTATCGGATATGACGGGGAAATTATCAAAGAGGCTGAGAAGACGGCAGAGAATTTTGTAAATACCGGAATATGGAGTTTGTAGAGAAAGTGAGAGCGATATGAAAGTAAAGATTTATACAGATGGTGCGGCACGAGGAAACCCGGATGGACCGGGAGGATACGGCACTGTGTTGGAATTTATAGATTCAAAAGGGCAGCTTCATACAAAAGAGTTGTCCTGCGGATATAAGAAGACGACGAACAACCGTATGGAATTGATGGCGGTGATCGCAGGGCTGGAGGCGTTGAACCGTCCCTGTGAGATTGAGTTATATTCGGATTCAAAATATGTGGTCGATGCATTTAATCAGCACTGGATTGATGGCTGGCTGAAAAAAGGCTGGAAACGCGGAAAAAACGAACCGGTCAAAAATGTGGATTTGTGGAAACGATTATTAAAGGCGAAAGAACCGCATCAGATTACGTTTATTTGGGTAAAAGGACATGATGGACATCCGCAGAATGAGCGCTGTGATACACTTGCAACGACAGCGGCGGACGGCGGAAATCTTTTGGATGATGTAATCGGGGGATAAAAGTACTTTACAAGTTTTGAAGAAAATGATAAAATCACAGAGGTGTAAAAGTAAGACAGACGGTCGCAGCTGCAAGTGTCGAAAGACCGCAGGTGAGGAAAGTCCGGGCTTCATAGGGCAGGATGCCGGATAACGTCCGGTGGAGGCGACTCCAAGGCTAGTGCAACAGAAATGTACCGCCCAGATTGACTCTGGGTAAGGGTGGAAGGGCAGTGTAAGAGACTACCGCCCCTTTGGTAACAAAGGGGGCATATGTAAACCCCATTCGAAGCAAGACCGAACGAAAACGATGTGGCGGCCCGTCACGTTTTAGGTAGGTTGCTTGATCTTACTGGCGACAGTAAGGCTAGATAGATGACCGTTCAACGACATAACCCGGCTTATCGTTTTGCTTTTACACGATATATTTTTAGAATTTATGAGACAATCGCTTTGAAGTGATTGTCTTTTTGCTATTAAAAGTTGCTACATATACTATAATCAGAAATATTAAATTTAAACAAACTATTGACTGATAAATTTGAAAGGAGTAGTATAAAGATAACAATAGAAGTAAACAGAAAGGGGCGTTTTTTATGACAACGTATTTCATGATTTTTTTAACAATTGTCACAGTTTTTGTTGTTGCAGCAGGATTGATTAAAGTTGGAAAAGTACCGAAAATGCCTGCTTTCTACCGCAACATGATTAGAGAAGGTGTTTTCAACCGATTGATTTTCAAGAATTATTTTTTCAGAAAAGTGTTAGAACATGGAAAACAATTGCCGGAAACAGAGATTGAAAATGTGTGTAGTTTATACAGAGGAGGGGACTGTAGGGAAAAAGAAAATTTAGCGAATATGTAAAATATTTTTTAGCAAAGGACTGGGTGGCAAATTAGCCATCCAGTCCTTAAATAATGCTTGTCTTTATTATCTGCTATACTTTTCTTCACAATATTTGCAGCGGTATACTTCGTTTTCAGGATCGGTCAACACGAACACGTGATCCAGTTCCTGCTCAATAGAAGTGATGCAGCGAGGATTTTTGCATTTGATTACGTTTGTGATTTCTTTTGGAAGTTTCAAACGTTTTTTCTCAACAATTTTTTCATCCTGAATGATGTTGATTGTGATATTGTGATCAATAAAGCCGAGGATATCCAAATCGATTACGTCGATTGGGCATTCGATTTTCATAATGTCTTTTTTCCCCATCTTATTGCTTTTTGCATTTTTGATGATTGCAACGCAGCAATCTAATTTATCCAGTCTCAAATAGTGATAGATGTCCATGCTTTTTCCGGCCTGAATATGGTCAAGTACAAAGCCTTCGGAAATACCACTGACATTCAATGTATTTTTTACCATGATATATTTCCTTTCTCTCTATGGTTAATTATTATTATGAAACTTTGATCTCCAGCAAAGTGAGTATGAGTGCCATACGTACATACACACCGTATTGTACCTGTTTAAAATAAGCGGCACGTGGGTCTTTGTCTACTTCGACAGAAATCTCGTTGACACGTGGAAGTGGATGAAGCACAAGCATATCCTTTGGTGCAAGTTCCATCTTTTTCGCATCCAATATATAAAAATCTTTCATACGAACGTAATCATCTTCGTTAAAGAAACGTTCTTTTTGCACCCTTGTCATGTAGAGCAGATCCAGTTCCGGAAGCGCTTCTTCCATACGAACTACCTCTTTGTAAGGCACGTTTTGTTTGTCTAACACATCTTTGCGGATATAACTTGGCAGACGCAGCTCTTCCGGTGAAATCAAAACAAATTTGATGTTCGGGTAACGTACCAGTGCGTGAATGAGAGAGTGAACCGTACGTCCGAATTTCAAATCACCACAAAGACCGATTGTGAGATTGTCAAGTCTGCCTTTTAAAGAACGGATTGTCAAAAGGTCGGTTAAAGTCTGTGTCGGATGTTGATGTCCGCCGTCACCGGCATTGATGACAGGGATAGAAGAATGTCTGCAGGCAACCATAGGCGCACCTTCCTTTGGATGTCTCATCGCACAGATGTCTGCATAGCAGGAAATCATGCGGATTGTGTCAGATACGCTCTCCCCCTTGGCGGCGGAACTGGAATTCGCGGAAGAAAATCCTAAAATACTTCCCCCCAAATTTAACATTGCGGCTTCGTGACTAAGTCTTGTTCGAGTGCTCGGTTCGTAGAATAAAGTTGCAAGCTTTTTGCCGTCGCAGGCGTGTGCATATTTTTCAGGATTGGCTTCAATATCGTCTGCCAAATCCAAAATTTCATCTAATTCTTCGACTGTAAAGTCTAATGGACTCATTAAGTGTCTCATGGTAACCTCCTAGTTTATCGATAAGTTAATAAATCTTGTACAGATTTTCGCTTTGGAGCTTCGGGAGCAACATCAGGATAACCGATGGCAATCAAGGCAGCCAGTTCCTGTCCTTCCGGGATGTCCAACAATTCTGTGATTGCATCTTCGTCCCAGATTCCCATGATTACAGTGCCAAGACCGGCTTCATGTGCAGCAAGACAAAATGTCTGGCAGGCAGCACCGACATCGAACATCTGCCAACGGTCTTCCTTTTTGGTTGAAAAAGAACCATCTCGCTCATAACCGCAGCGCCCTTTGATAAAAGTTACAGCAATTAATGTTGAAACTTGTCTGATAATATTCGAGTTATAGTCTGGGGTGAATTCATCGGCAATTTTATTGAGAATAGAAGTGTCTTCAATTGCGATGTAACGAGTAATCTGAGTGTTTTTCCAGGAAGGAGAATAAGATGCTGTAGAGATAATAGATTCTAATAATGAATGGTCAATACAGCCTTTCTTGTACTTACGAATACTTCTTCGCCCTTTAATACATTCTGTTGCGTTCATATAAAATATCCTCCTATTTGAAAATCTATTTTTATTATCATATAATAAACAGATTTTTTTTTCAACTCTTATATTTATCAAATATAGATTTTGTCTGAAAAATGTATTATAATAATTTTTAATTTGGGCAGGAGGAGAGAAGGATGGCGACTTTAGAAGAGTTAAGAGCACAGTTAGATGGAATTGATAATGAGATCATCGAATTATATAAAAAGAGAATGGATGTCTGTATGGAGATTGGAGACATCAAGATCAGTGCGGGCAATAAAGTGTTTGACAAGCAAAGGGAGCGGGAAAAACTGGCAGCAGTTGCCGCAAAGGTGACGGAGGAGTTTCACAAAAAAGGAGTGCAGGAACTGTTTGAACAATTGATGTCTTTAAGCCGCAAGCTGCAGTATCAGCTTTTGACAAAACGGGGGGCGCTAGGAAGACTGCCGTTTATCGGCGTGGAC comes from Coprococcus phoceensis and encodes:
- a CDS encoding molybdopterin-binding protein; amino-acid sequence: MKKIETKDAVGHVICHDITIIVKDQIKDTAFRKGHIVREEDIPKLLSIGKDHLYVWEKEEGMLHENEAAEILASVCESAYMKRSPVKEGKIELSATQRGLFQIDLEKLSAINELEDIMIASRHHNQPVNVGDKLVGTRVIPLVISEEKMKQVKEIGGKEPLFRILPYKRKTAGVVTTGNEVYYGRIQDTFTPVIREKLKAYDVEVLVHKTVPDKREKIVEAIREIKGKGVDMVLCTGGMSVDPDDMTPSAIKESGAQIISYGAPVLPGAMFLLGCFSDGTPVIGLPGCVMYAKATIFDLLLPRILADVPITKKDLAKMGAGGLCLGCDICTYPNCGFGKGV
- a CDS encoding MOSC domain-containing protein gives rise to the protein MGVVRAVCISEKKGTEKQNVHKAKLVADSGLKGDAHAGNWHRQVSLLSYEQIEAFRQRGAQIEFGAFGENLVVEGFDLKTLPIGTRFRCNDVILEMTQIGKECHHGCRIFQTMGDCIMPREGVFAVVIHGGEISEGDCIEILTDKEE
- a CDS encoding MBL fold metallo-hydrolase, which produces MKITYISHSGFAVELENHIFLFDYYKGEIPKFDPKKSIVVFASHVHHDHYVEEIFELREQYPDVHYVLSSDIRRSAKKILEEKQIEAQVSFLRIHQELELGKVRIQTLKSTDAGVAFLVECEGRTIYHAGDLNWWHWEGEPDAYNEHMKMAYLKEIEKLKDTPIDVAFVPVDPRLGEQYYYGIDGFAKRVDAKALIPMHCWGDYTVCEKLMHQEETKEYRERIYPITKEGEEICLKIS
- a CDS encoding MutS-related protein; the protein is MSQDIIVVAGLFAVLAGIWVVNMVSRKNRMGCIQAMLKEEWGSGHPKEYTYEEFEWISHYYKNRQERRCAKGAFIDDITWNDLEMDDVFLKLNHTYSNIGEDYLYDLLRRPQTEESVLRERERLITYFAEHEKERRIFQTKFYEIGKLLKVPVSDYIYRLSEVKKKSNTPHYLAIGGIFAAIVLAIFNITAGVIALLVVMGVNINSYYREKKEIEAYISTFSYIMKLLDISDQFEHVDIPEVEQYVQEIIRAKKQFGKFKKGSSLVVSGRHMGASVTESIMDYFRMLFHVDLIKFNSMLEEFQKNLDAIECMMENLGLLDSMIAIASYRESLSYYSVPELVKQEKAFLESEDMYHPMLENPVANTIKEERGVLVTGSNASGKSTFLKTVAISAVFAQTIHTCPARQYRACYFQIYSSMALKDNLQGNESYYIVEIKSLKRILNRVEEKTPLLCFVDEVLRGTNTIERISASAQILKSLAKVHVMCFAATHDIELTHLLEEFYSNYHFQEEVKENDILFNYMLYRGRAVSRNAIKLLGIIGYDGEIIKEAEKTAENFVNTGIWSL
- the rnhA gene encoding ribonuclease HI produces the protein MKVKIYTDGAARGNPDGPGGYGTVLEFIDSKGQLHTKELSCGYKKTTNNRMELMAVIAGLEALNRPCEIELYSDSKYVVDAFNQHWIDGWLKKGWKRGKNEPVKNVDLWKRLLKAKEPHQITFIWVKGHDGHPQNERCDTLATTAADGGNLLDDVIGG
- a CDS encoding aspartate carbamoyltransferase regulatory subunit gives rise to the protein MVKNTLNVSGISEGFVLDHIQAGKSMDIYHYLRLDKLDCCVAIIKNAKSNKMGKKDIMKIECPIDVIDLDILGFIDHNITINIIQDEKIVEKKRLKLPKEITNVIKCKNPRCITSIEQELDHVFVLTDPENEVYRCKYCEEKYSR
- the pyrB gene encoding aspartate carbamoyltransferase, whose translation is MRHLMSPLDFTVEELDEILDLADDIEANPEKYAHACDGKKLATLFYEPSTRTRLSHEAAMLNLGGSILGFSSANSSSAAKGESVSDTIRMISCYADICAMRHPKEGAPMVACRHSSIPVINAGDGGHQHPTQTLTDLLTIRSLKGRLDNLTIGLCGDLKFGRTVHSLIHALVRYPNIKFVLISPEELRLPSYIRKDVLDKQNVPYKEVVRMEEALPELDLLYMTRVQKERFFNEDDYVRMKDFYILDAKKMELAPKDMLVLHPLPRVNEISVEVDKDPRAAYFKQVQYGVYVRMALILTLLEIKVS
- a CDS encoding nitroreductase family protein, producing MNATECIKGRRSIRKYKKGCIDHSLLESIISTASYSPSWKNTQITRYIAIEDTSILNKIADEFTPDYNSNIIRQVSTLIAVTFIKGRCGYERDGSFSTKKEDRWQMFDVGAACQTFCLAAHEAGLGTVIMGIWDEDAITELLDIPEGQELAALIAIGYPDVAPEAPKRKSVQDLLTYR